A genome region from Taeniopygia guttata chromosome 5, bTaeGut7.mat, whole genome shotgun sequence includes the following:
- the KNSTRN gene encoding small kinetochore-associated protein — MDERLSRIPVHSRLHRPEPSAELQMNFPSKRKCVNKTSEPELSVVPGLNFASNIPADNVLKPANQGLPKTDKRVKPVSNKTVAKCPLSRYQLEAELKNKNQLVKTLKQQLAEVTIKLRELKKENERLIHEVEELKKIQKTCMTILESRNINPGSNIKEEEETRACREKTTMLTKKVTEELMLFCHRVVEEEKMLEVAMAKWESAQEENQRALEKQSDFQAQIKEFKAILEAHEKLLAM, encoded by the exons ATGGACGAACGGCTCTCCCGCATCCCCGTGCACTCCCGGCTCCACCGCCCCGAGCCGTCCGCAG AATTGCAAATGAATTTTCcttcaaagagaaaatgtgTCAACAAAACATCAGAGCCAGAGCTCAGCGTGGTTCCTGGTCTTAACTTTGCCTCAAACATCCCAGCAGACAATGTCCTCAAGCCTGCAAACCAAGg GTTGCCTAAGACTGACAAGAGAGTGAAACCAGTTTCAAATAAGACAGTGGCCAAATG CCCTCTCAGCAGATACCAACTAGAAGCAGAGCTGAAAAACAAGAATCAGTTGGTGAAAACACTCAAACAACAACTAGCAGAG GTTACTATTAAGTTAAGGGAGTTAAAGAAGGAGAATGAGAGGCTGATCCATGAAGTTGAGGAGCTCAAGAAAATTCAGAAGACTTGCATGACGATTTTAGAAAGCAGAAACATCAATCCTG GTAGCAAcataaaggaagaagaagagacACGTGCTTGCCGGGAAAAGACAACA ATGCTAACTAAGAAGGTCACAGAAGAATTGATGCTATTTTGTCACAGAGTTGTAGAAGAGGAGAAGATGCTTGAG GTAGCCATGGCGAAATGGGAATCAGCACAGGAGGAGAACCAGCGTGCTCTGGAGAAGCAGTCCGACTTCCAAGCTCAAATTAAGGAATTCAAAGCCATACTTGAAGCACATGAGAAGCTCCTGGCAATGTGA
- the IVD gene encoding isovaleryl-CoA dehydrogenase, mitochondrial translates to MAAAVLGRAAGGARRWRALAVPRRGGAGLAVDDTVNGLSAEQRQLRQTMTKFCQEHLAPKAQQIDQENEFKGMRDFWKKLGELGVLGVTAPAEYGGSALGYLDHVLVMEEISRASASVGLSYGAHSNLCINQLVRNGNEAQKHKYLPKLISGEHIGALAMSEPNAGSDVVSMKLKADKKGDFFVLNGNKFWITNGPDADVLIVYAKTDMNAVPASQGITAFIVERGMPGFRTAQKLDKLGMRGSNTCELIFEDCKVPAENVLGTLSKGVYVLMSGLDLERLVLSGGPLGLMQAVLDHAIPYLHVREAFGQKIGHFQLMQGKMADMYTRLMACRQYVYNVAKACDQGHFNAKDCAGVILYSAECATQVALDGIQCLGGNGYINDYPMGRFLRDAKLYEIGAGTSEVRRLVIGRAFNATFK, encoded by the exons atggcggcggcggTGCTGGGgcgcgcggcgggcggggcgcggcggtGGCGGGCGCTGGCGGTGCCGCggcgcggcggcgcggggctggcGGTGGACGACACGGTGAACGGGCTGAGCGCCGAGCAGCGCCAG CTTAGACAGACCATGACAAAATTCTGCCAAGAGCATTTGGCTCCAAAGGCTCAGCAGATTGACCAGGAAAACGAATTCAAAGGCATGCGG GACTTTTGGAAGAAACTTGGAGAACTGGGAGTTCTGGGAGTCACAGCCCCTG CGGAATACGGTGGATCTGCCCTGGGGTACCTGGACCACGTGCTGGTGATGGAGGAGATCTCCCGTGCGTCAGCATCCGTGGGGCTCAGTTATGGGGCCCACTCCAACCTGTGCATCAACCAGCTCGTGCGCAACGGCAACGAGGCCCAGAAGCACAAGTACCTGCCCAAG CTAATCAGCGGGGAGCACATTGGAGCCTTAGCCATGAGCGAGCCAAATGCTGGCTCTGACGTTGTGTCCATGAAGCTGAAAGCAGACAAGAAAG GAGACTTCTTTGTTTTGAATGGGAACAAATTCTGGATCACCAACGGGCCGGATGCGGATGTTCTCATTGTCTACGCTAAGACTGACATGAACGCGGTCCCGGCCTCCCAAGGCATAACCGCCTTCATCGTGGAGAGG GGAATGCCAGGTTTCAGGACAGCCCAGAAGCTGGATAAACTGGGAATGAGAGGGTCTAATACCTGTGAATTGATCTTTGAAGACTGCAAGGTCCCCG CTGAAAATGTCTTGGGGACACTGAGCAAAGGAGTCTATGTTCTGATGAGTGGATTGGACCTGGAGAGGCTTGTGCTGTCCGGGGGCCCCCTGGG GCTCATGCAAGCTGTTCTTGACCATGCAATTCCATACCTGCATGTCAGAGAAGCATTTGGACAGAAAATTGGTCACTTCCAG CTCATGCAGGGCAAGATGGCAGATATGTACACACGGCTCATGGCCTGCCGGCAGTACGTCTACAATGTGGCCAAAGCCTGTGACCAGGGCCACTTCAATGCCAAG GACTGCGCCGGAGTGATCCTGTACTCAGCAGAGTGTGCAACGCAGGTGGCCCTGGATGGGATCCAGTGCCTGG GTGGGAACGGTTACATCAATGACTACCCCATGGGGCGCTTCCTGCGTGACGCCAAGCTCTACGAGATCGGGGCAGGCACCAGCGAGGTGCGCAGGCTTGTCATCGGCAGGGCCTTCAACGCCACCTTCAAGTAA